The Conger conger chromosome 15, fConCon1.1, whole genome shotgun sequence genome contains a region encoding:
- the psma4 gene encoding proteasome subunit alpha type-4: protein MSRRYDSRTTIFSPEGRLYQVEYAMEAIGHAGTCLGILANDGVLLAAERRNIHKLLDEVFFSEKIYKLNEDMACSVAGITSDANVLTNELRLIAQRYLLQYQEPIPCEQLVTALCDIKQAYTQFGGKRPFGVSLLYMGWDKHYGFQLYQSDPSGNYGGWKATCIGNNSAAAVSMLKQDFKEGEMTLSSALALAVKVLNKTMDVSKLSAEKVEIATLTRENGKTRIKVLKQKEVEELIKKHEAEEAKAEKDKKEKEQKDKDK from the exons ATG TCTCGCAGATATGATTCCCGAACGACCATCTTCTCACCAGAAG GTCGTCTGTATCAGGTGGAATATGCCATGGAGGCCATTGGTCACGCTGGGACGTGCTTAGGGATTCTGGCCAATGACGGGGTGTTGCTGGCAGCGGAAAGGCGGAACATTCACAAGCTGCTTGATGAAGTCTTCTTCTCCGAGAAGATCTACAAGCTGAACGA GGACATGGCCTGCAGTGTGGCAGGAATAACGTCAGACGCCAACGTGTTGACCAATGAGCTCAGGCTAATCGCACAGAG GTACTTGCTCCAGTACCAGGAGCCAATCCCGTGCGAGCAGCTGgtgactgcactgtgtgacATCAAGCAGGCCTACACACAGTTTGGAG ggaAGAGGCCTTTCGGAGTGTCTCTGCTCTACATGGGCTGGGACAAGCACTACGGCTTTCAGCTGTACCAGAGTGACCCCAGTGGGAACTATGGCGGCTGGAAGGCCACCTGCATTGGCAACAACAGTGCT GCAGCTGTGTCCATGCTGAAGCAGGACTTCAAAGAGGGGGAGATGACGCTGTCATCCGCCCTGGCCCTGGCCGTCAAAGTGCTGAACAAGACCATGGATGTGAGCAAGCTGTCTGCTGAGAAAG TGGAAATCGCCACGCTGACCAGAGAGAACGGAAAGACCCGGATTAAGGTGCTGAAAcagaaggaggtggaggagctgaTTAAGAAGCACGAAGCCGAGGAGGCCAAAGCGGAGAAGGACAAGAAAGAGAAGGAGCAGAAAGACAAGGATAAATGA